GTGCGCATTTCACTGAAGGCCCGGATAAGACCTGCATGCTGCGCAGCGGTCAGCTCGACCATCGCCTGAGTACCCGACGTAGCGGGTACTATGCCTATGCCCTTGGGACCACGCAGAATGATATCGTCCAGTTCGGCGTCCCCGGACAACACATGGGAGAGATTTTTTTCGGCACGCAGACCCAACATCACATCGACGTTAGCCAAGCCGAGGTCGGCATCCAGTACCAATACCCGTTTGCCCTTTTCTGCCAGAGCCACAGCCGTATTGATGGACACGCTGGTCTTGCCTACCCCACCTTTGCCGCCTGTCACGGCAATGACTTTTACTTTTTCGTTATATGGCTGATTCATCATACGTAAACCGCTTGCTTGATCACGGGTCATAGCTTTACTCGAACGCAAAGGTCGTGCTTTCCGACCACATATTGTTGTCGATGCCCTGATACTCAGGTTCATTCAGGGCATCAAGCGCCTGTCTTGCCAACGCCAGGGTGTCTGCGACTTTCATATCTTCAGGAACTCTTTGTCCATCAGTCACATAACTCAGTGGCAGCCCACTCTGGATAAGTACGCTTAATGCGCCGGCCAGAGAAACAGATTCATCCAGTTTGGTCAATACAGCGCCGGATAAAGGGATGCGCTGGAAGTGTTTAACCGCATCCTGAAGCACACGACGTTGCGACGTTGCTGACAATACCAGATAACTGCGGATCGGCAAGGCACTGTTAGCCGTTAAATTGTCTAATTGCTCCACCAGTCGCATATCTCGCTGTCCCATTCCGGCGGTATCTATCAATACTAGCTTGCGATTGCGCAGCTGATAAAGAATTTGTTGCAACTCATTGAGATCATGAGCTTGCTTAACAGGACATCCCATGATTTTGCCATAAGTTGCCAATTGCTCAAAGGCTCCAATGCGATAATGGTCGGTGGTGATCAGTGCAACCTGATCGGCGCCGTGATGAGCAGCAAATCGGGCCGCAATTTTGGCAATAGACGTGGTTTTACCAACACCGGTTGGGCCAACAAAGGCGACGACGCCACCACGCCTCACAATATCATCACCTTGATTATCAAGCATATTTGCCAAGCTTTGTGGCAAAGCCTTGACCAGTTCAGCCGGGCTGTAGTGCTGAGACAAGCCCGCCAGCTTAGCCGCCACAGCTGGAGAGAACTCAGCCTCCAGCAGGCGGGTTTCGAGCATGGCGCCCACAGGATCGGTTCGATTTTTCTGCTCCATCATCAGGGAAGACACCTGATGGGTCAGCAAATTGCGCAGTGATGCCAACTCTTCTTTCATGGCGTCCAGTTCAATTTGCTGGCGGCCCGGCGCACGGTTTTTCTCGGCATCCGGCGTAAAAGTGGCCTGGCGGGGAGCATCTTTCATTTTGGGAGCAACCGGCGCTTCCAAACCACGGGCCCAGGCGGGCATGTCATCGGCTTCAACAGCATGGCCCATTTGCTGGTTCATGCGGCTTTGCTGGCGCTCAAGCAGGGCCTGCAATGAGTCGGCCGGTGCCTCGTTAACTTTTTGACGGTTAGTACGCACTGGCGCACGGCCACCCAGGGACACCTTATCGTCGCTTATATCAAAAGGGTTGGGCGCAGCCACCTTGGCCTCAATCGAAGGCTTGGGTTCGTCATAATCAACCGCAGCCACAATTTCGATACCACCGGTGACTTTTTTATTGGACATGATTACAGCGTCAGCACC
This sequence is a window from Shewanella zhangzhouensis. Protein-coding genes within it:
- the flhF gene encoding flagellar biosynthesis protein FlhF; the encoded protein is MKIKRFFAKDMRAALAQVKETLGADAVIMSNKKVTGGIEIVAAVDYDEPKPSIEAKVAAPNPFDISDDKVSLGGRAPVRTNRQKVNEAPADSLQALLERQQSRMNQQMGHAVEADDMPAWARGLEAPVAPKMKDAPRQATFTPDAEKNRAPGRQQIELDAMKEELASLRNLLTHQVSSLMMEQKNRTDPVGAMLETRLLEAEFSPAVAAKLAGLSQHYSPAELVKALPQSLANMLDNQGDDIVRRGGVVAFVGPTGVGKTTSIAKIAARFAAHHGADQVALITTDHYRIGAFEQLATYGKIMGCPVKQAHDLNELQQILYQLRNRKLVLIDTAGMGQRDMRLVEQLDNLTANSALPIRSYLVLSATSQRRVLQDAVKHFQRIPLSGAVLTKLDESVSLAGALSVLIQSGLPLSYVTDGQRVPEDMKVADTLALARQALDALNEPEYQGIDNNMWSESTTFAFE